A stretch of the Alnus glutinosa chromosome 6, dhAlnGlut1.1, whole genome shotgun sequence genome encodes the following:
- the LOC133870384 gene encoding probable pectin methyltransferase QUA2: MSRPLHRGVSGARISGSSQDLWDSQKKDKTEKEELDRRGSDQSYLPLRFPFRLLLPDNSSPKCGITENGFASDSFVVGTPRSRHKLAMLLLKFSLVLIVILALTGSFWWTISISTTSRGHIFHGYRRLQEQLVSDLWDIGELSLGSSKLKELDFCPQEFENYVPCCNVSKNLALGYSDGNEYDRFCGYEPRQNCLVLPPVNYKIPLRWPTGRDVIWFANVKITAQEVMSSGSLTKRMMMLEEEQISFRSASLMFDGIEDYSHQIAEMIGLRNESNFIHAGVRTILDIGCGYGSFGAHLFSNQLLTMCIANYEALGSQVQLTLERGLPAMIGSFTSKQLPYPSLSFDMLHCARCGIDWDQKDGIYLIEVDRVLKPGGYFVWTSPLANVQGRYRTKENPKMGNFVRGFAENLCWEMLSQQDETIVWKKTSKRNCYSLRKSSSGPSICSKSHDIESPYYRSLQACIGGTQSRRWIPIEERKTWPSRANLNKSELAYYGLQPEEFADDNDIWKAAVRNYWSLLSPIIFSDHPKRPGDEDPSPPYNMLRNVLDMNANFGGFNSALLDAGKSVWVMNVVPTNRPNYLPLIMDRGFVGVLHDWCESFPTYPRTYDLVHAAGLLSLELGQQHRCTSLDLFTEIDRLLRPEGWVIIRDAAPLIESARTLAARLKWDARVVEMESNSDERLLICQKPLLKRQAN, translated from the exons ATGTCCAGGCCTCTGCATAGAGGTGTATCTGGGGCACGGATCTCTGGAAGCAGCCAAGATTTGTGGGACTCTcagaagaaagataaaacaGAAAAGGAAGAGTTGGATAGAAGAGGTTCTGATCAAAGTTATTTACCCTTGAGGTTTCCTTTTAGGCTACTTCTCCCAGATAATTCTTCTCCAAAATGTGGTATTACCGAGAATGGTTTTGCATCTGATTCCTTCGTTGTCGGAACTCCGAGAAGTCGGCACAAATTAGCAATGCTGCTTTTAAAGTTCAGTTTAGTATTGATTGTAATTCTTGCTCTCACTGGATCTTTTTGGTGGACGATTTCTATTTCAACGACCTCGAGAGGCCACATATTCCATGGCTATAGGCGACTCCAAGAGCAACTTGTTTCAGACTTGTGGGATATTGGGGAGCTTTCTCTTGGTTCCTCAAAGCTGAAAGAGTTGGATTTCTGTCCTCAGGAGTTTGAAAATTATGTTCCTTGCTGCAATGTTTCGAAGAATCTTGCTTTGGGTTATTCTGATGGAAATGAATATGACCGGTTCTGTGGGTACGAGCCGAGGCAAAACTGTTTGGTTCTTCCACCTGTAAATTACAAGATTCCTCTCAGGTGGCCTACTGGAAGAGATGTCATCTGGTTTGCAAATGTTAAAATTACCGCACAGGAGGTAATGTCCTCCGGAAGCTTGACCAAGAG GATGATGATGTTGGAGGAAGAACAGATCTCCTTCCGTTCAGCTTCTCTCATGTTTGATGGCATTGAGGACTATTCACATCAAATTGCAGAAATGATTGGGCTGAGAAATGAATCTAACTTCATTCACGCTGGG GTTAGGACCATCCTGGATATAGGATGTGGTTATGGTAGCTTTGGAGCACATCTCTTTTCCAATCAGCTTTTAACTATGTGCATTGCAAACTATGAGGCTCTGGGCAGTCAAGTTCAACTGACTCTTGAAAGGGGTCTTCCTGCTATGATTGGTTCTTTTACTTCAAAACAGTTACCATATCCATCTCTCTCTTTTGACATGTTGCATTGTGCACGATGCGGCATTGATTGGGACCAAAAAG ATGGTATTTACTTGATTGAAGTTGATAGAGTTTTAAAGCCCGGTGGATACTTCGTCTGGACATCACCACTTGCCAATGTTCAAGGAAGATACCGTACCAAAGAGAATCCAAAAATGGGGAATTTCGTTCGTGGTTTTGCGGAAAATCTCTGCTGGGAGATGCTGTCACAACAAGATGAAACTATTGTATGGAAAAAGACTAGCAAAAGGAATTGCTATAGTTTAAG GAAGTCTAGCTCGGGCCCTTCTATATGTAGCAAAAGCCACGATATTGAATCTCCATATTATCGATCACTGCAAGCGTGCATAGGGGGAACCCAGAGCCGCAGATGGATTCCTATTGAAGAGAGGAAAACATGGCCATCAAGGGCTAACTTGAACAAGAGTGAACTCGCGTACTATG GTTTGCAACCCGAAGAATTTGCTGACGATAATGACATCTGGAAAGCAGCAGTCCGTAATTATTGGTCGCTTCTGTCACCGATAATATTCTCCGATCATCCAAAGAGACCTGGTGATGAGGATCCTTCACCACCTTATAACATGCTTAGAAATGTGCTAGACATGAATGCTAATTTTGGTGGTTTCAATTCTGCATTATTGGATGCTGGGAAGTCTGTGTGGGTCATGAATGTGGTTCCTACGAACAGACCCAACTACCTTCCCTTGATCATGGACAGGGGCTTTGTTGGTGTATTGCATGATTG GTGTGAATCCTTTCCAACATATCCTAGAACTTATGACTTGGTACATGCAGCAGGACTTTTATCCCTTGAACTTGGTCAGCAGCACAGGTGCACCTCGCTTGATCTGTTCACTGAGATTGATCGATTACTTCGTCCAGAG GGTTGGGTGATAATTCGTGATGCAGCTCCCCTCATTGAATCAGCAAGAACTCTAGCAGCAAGGCTAAAGTGGGATGCACGGGTTGTAGAGATGGAAAGTAATAGTGATGAGAGACTTCTTATCTGCCAGAAGCCTTTGTTGAAGAGACAAGCAAATTAA